A window of Paenibacillus polygoni contains these coding sequences:
- the poxB gene encoding ubiquinone-dependent pyruvate dehydrogenase: MKKTIADAVVDSLINAGVKRIYGIVGDSLNAVLDSVRRSGKIEWIHVRHEEVAAFAAGADAELEGSIAVCAGSSGPGNLHLINGLYDCYRNRVPVLALAAHIPSDEIGSGYFQETHPEQIFQECSEFCEVIMTKKQMPRTISMAIQTAVANSTVSVVILPGDIAALEAGEDEVPDQILYSTKPVIHPSEEELMALAGYLNAGKKVTLLCGAGAKDAREELMELCSILKSPMVTALRGKEYLEDNNPYFVGLTGLLGYSSGYKAVMDCDVLFMLGTDFPYRQFYPENAAILQVDIEASHLGRRTPLTYGLCGTVKDTLQKLKPYLTIKEDTKHLEKSVEHYVKDRKELDGYAEFKPGHTPIHPQYVTRLINEMASDDAIFTCDVGTPTVWAARYLELHGERRLLGSFIHGTMANALPQAIGAQVAAPGRQVISLSGDGGLSMLLGDLLTLKQHQLPIKVIVYNNDALGFVELEMKAAGYLETGTNLSNPNFAAVANGLGIEGIRVDKPEDLPAALERAFMHNGPVIVDVAVNRQELSMPPKISFEQAQGFTIWAAKALLNGEGNKIIDLAKSNLLR; this comes from the coding sequence ATGAAAAAGACAATTGCTGATGCAGTAGTAGATTCTCTTATCAATGCAGGAGTGAAACGAATTTATGGAATCGTTGGCGATTCTTTGAATGCGGTACTCGACTCCGTTCGAAGATCGGGAAAAATTGAGTGGATCCATGTACGGCATGAAGAAGTAGCTGCTTTTGCGGCAGGGGCGGATGCGGAACTAGAAGGAAGTATTGCTGTATGTGCGGGGAGCAGCGGACCTGGGAATCTCCATCTTATTAATGGACTCTATGATTGTTATCGCAATCGTGTTCCCGTACTGGCTTTGGCTGCCCATATACCAAGTGATGAGATCGGCAGCGGGTATTTTCAGGAGACTCATCCAGAGCAAATATTCCAGGAGTGCAGTGAATTCTGCGAAGTCATTATGACAAAGAAACAAATGCCTCGAACGATTTCGATGGCGATTCAGACGGCGGTTGCGAATTCTACAGTATCTGTGGTTATTCTGCCGGGAGATATCGCGGCTCTTGAAGCAGGCGAAGATGAGGTACCCGATCAAATTTTGTATTCTACGAAACCGGTCATCCATCCTTCTGAAGAGGAACTTATGGCTCTAGCCGGCTATTTAAATGCAGGTAAAAAGGTAACTCTACTTTGCGGTGCAGGAGCGAAAGATGCTCGTGAAGAGCTCATGGAGCTTTGTAGTATTTTGAAATCCCCGATGGTAACAGCTTTACGCGGTAAGGAGTATCTAGAAGACAATAATCCATATTTTGTCGGTCTGACCGGACTCCTTGGATACTCTTCTGGTTACAAAGCAGTTATGGACTGCGATGTCCTATTCATGCTTGGCACAGACTTCCCTTATCGTCAGTTTTATCCCGAAAATGCAGCCATACTCCAAGTAGATATCGAGGCATCTCATTTAGGAAGACGCACCCCGCTTACGTACGGATTATGCGGAACGGTAAAAGATACGCTGCAAAAACTTAAGCCTTATCTCACGATAAAAGAAGATACAAAGCATCTTGAGAAGTCTGTAGAACATTATGTGAAAGATCGGAAAGAGCTCGACGGATATGCTGAGTTTAAACCGGGACATACGCCGATCCATCCTCAGTATGTAACTCGACTAATCAATGAAATGGCTTCTGATGATGCCATATTCACTTGTGATGTCGGAACACCTACCGTTTGGGCTGCTCGTTATTTAGAGCTGCACGGTGAGCGTCGTCTATTAGGTTCATTTATTCATGGAACGATGGCAAATGCCTTGCCGCAAGCGATCGGTGCACAGGTAGCCGCTCCGGGCCGCCAAGTGATTTCACTCTCAGGGGATGGCGGGCTTTCGATGCTGCTTGGGGATTTACTCACGCTAAAACAGCATCAGCTTCCTATCAAAGTGATTGTGTATAACAATGATGCGCTTGGTTTTGTGGAACTCGAGATGAAAGCAGCGGGATATTTAGAGACGGGGACAAATCTATCTAATCCAAACTTTGCAGCTGTAGCAAATGGTCTTGGAATTGAAGGGATCAGGGTCGATAAACCAGAAGATCTTCCCGCGGCTTTAGAACGAGCGTTTATGCATAACGGTCCTGTTATTGTAGATGTGGCAGTGAATCGCCAAGAACTGTCTATGCCGCCGAAGATTAGTTTTGAGCAAGCGCAAGGTTTCACCATATGGGCTGCTAAAGCATTACTGAATGGTGAAGGTAACAAAATCATTGATCTTGCGAAAAGTAACCTATTAAGATAA
- the cysI gene encoding assimilatory sulfite reductase (NADPH) hemoprotein subunit: MAINELYPPQNAPHSDVEDIKRRSDFLRGSLVQTLQDPITGSIPEDDNRLMKHHGSYMQDDRDLRNERAKQKLEPAYQFMLRVRASGGVVTPEQWLMMDRISHKYGNDTIRLTTRQSFQLHGVLKWNLKNTIREVNDALLSTLAACGDVNRNVMCNPNPYQSEVHEEVYEWARKVSEHLDPKTRAYHEIWLDEEKIIDSRDNEWEQEPIYGAVYLPRKFKIGIAVPPSNDVDVFSQDLGLIAIVEDGKLKGFNVSVGGGMGMSHGDTKTYPQVGKVIGFCTPEQMVDIAEKIVTIQRDYGDRAVRKHARFKYTIDDRGIDWLKNELTARLGYSLEEARPYEFDHNGDRYGWIQGSNGKWHFTLFIQNGRIVDLEDYPLMTGLREIAKIHKGDFRLTANQNLIIGNVGNKSKKKIEKLIQEYKLTDGLHYSALRRSSMACVALPTCGLAMAESERYLPSLMDKIEPMLERNGLRDKEIVIRMTGCPNGCARPMLAELSFIGKGPGKYNMYLGGAHNGSRLNKLYKENIGETEILESLEPIIARYAVERYDGEHFGDFVIRAEYVDAVYDGQQFHA; this comes from the coding sequence ATGGCTATAAATGAACTTTATCCACCTCAGAATGCGCCTCACAGTGATGTAGAGGATATTAAACGCCGCAGTGATTTTTTAAGAGGAAGTCTTGTCCAGACTTTACAAGATCCAATCACCGGATCCATTCCAGAAGATGATAACCGGTTAATGAAGCACCACGGAAGTTATATGCAGGATGATCGTGACTTGCGTAATGAGCGTGCTAAACAAAAGCTTGAACCGGCATATCAGTTCATGCTTCGTGTTCGCGCCTCAGGCGGAGTAGTCACGCCGGAACAGTGGCTGATGATGGACCGTATCTCCCATAAGTATGGTAATGACACGATCCGATTAACCACTCGTCAGTCTTTCCAGCTGCATGGTGTACTAAAGTGGAATCTAAAGAATACCATTCGTGAAGTAAACGATGCACTGCTCAGTACCTTGGCAGCGTGCGGGGATGTAAACCGGAATGTAATGTGTAATCCGAACCCTTATCAATCTGAAGTACATGAAGAAGTATATGAGTGGGCTCGCAAAGTAAGTGAGCATCTTGATCCCAAAACGCGTGCTTACCACGAAATCTGGCTCGATGAAGAGAAAATTATCGACAGCCGTGACAACGAATGGGAACAAGAACCGATTTATGGAGCTGTATACTTACCGCGGAAGTTTAAGATCGGCATAGCGGTACCTCCATCCAATGATGTCGATGTATTTTCACAAGATTTAGGTCTGATTGCTATCGTAGAAGATGGAAAACTGAAAGGATTTAATGTCTCTGTCGGCGGCGGGATGGGAATGTCCCACGGGGATACGAAGACGTATCCGCAAGTTGGGAAGGTCATTGGTTTCTGCACGCCGGAACAAATGGTTGATATTGCTGAGAAGATTGTAACCATTCAGCGGGACTACGGAGATCGTGCGGTCCGGAAACATGCTCGTTTTAAATATACGATTGATGACCGCGGTATCGACTGGCTGAAGAATGAATTAACTGCACGACTGGGTTATTCGCTGGAAGAAGCAAGACCTTATGAATTTGATCATAACGGCGACCGTTACGGCTGGATTCAAGGGAGCAATGGAAAGTGGCACTTTACGCTGTTTATCCAGAATGGCCGTATCGTAGATCTTGAGGATTATCCGCTTATGACAGGACTTCGAGAAATTGCCAAGATCCACAAAGGTGATTTCCGCTTAACGGCGAATCAAAACCTGATTATTGGGAATGTAGGGAACAAGAGTAAGAAGAAGATTGAAAAATTGATTCAGGAATACAAGCTCACAGATGGACTTCATTATTCTGCTCTTCGCAGAAGCTCAATGGCTTGTGTTGCGCTTCCTACCTGCGGACTCGCTATGGCGGAATCGGAGCGTTATTTACCTTCCTTAATGGATAAAATCGAGCCTATGCTTGAGCGCAACGGCCTTCGCGATAAAGAAATTGTGATTCGGATGACCGGCTGCCCGAATGGATGTGCTCGTCCGATGCTCGCAGAACTTTCGTTTATTGGAAAGGGTCCTGGCAAATACAATATGTATTTAGGCGGAGCCCATAACGGATCCCGTCTAAACAAGCTTTATAAGGAAAACATCGGAGAAACCGAGATTTTGGAATCTCTTGAGCCGATCATTGCAAGATATGCTGTTGAACGTTATGATGGGGAGCATTTTGGTGATTTTGTGATCCGTGCGGAATACGTAGATGCGGTATATGATGGTCAGCAATTTCATGCATAA
- a CDS encoding YqcI/YcgG family protein — translation MLLFEKEKLNTLSLGKWQQDAFQLFESKMTDKTHKFPCIPATIGFKLNHFRYGFLSDPRSDQAADELAELLSMYGKQSQSFGKYTSLIAFFDTPPDIQKNYQVSDYRQLFWDVLSKVSSRDHEEWPSHIPNDPNHHVWEYCYAGEQYFMYCATPAHDHRQSRYFPYFIYAITPRWVLTEFNSNLQTAAQIKTKIRERIEAYDEVGIHPDLQSYGSQDNYEWKQYFLNDDNTSTAESKCPFAHLHLKKQS, via the coding sequence ATGCTCTTGTTTGAGAAGGAAAAACTAAACACATTGTCACTAGGGAAATGGCAGCAAGATGCCTTTCAACTTTTTGAATCGAAAATGACAGATAAGACACATAAGTTTCCTTGTATACCTGCTACGATAGGATTTAAACTGAATCACTTTAGATATGGTTTTCTTAGTGATCCAAGGTCCGATCAGGCAGCGGATGAGCTTGCTGAACTGCTGAGTATGTATGGAAAGCAGTCTCAATCATTTGGTAAGTACACTTCATTAATCGCTTTTTTTGATACTCCACCAGACATACAAAAGAACTACCAAGTCTCTGATTATCGTCAATTGTTCTGGGACGTCCTAAGTAAAGTTAGCAGCAGGGATCATGAAGAATGGCCCTCTCATATCCCAAACGATCCGAACCATCATGTATGGGAATATTGTTATGCGGGCGAACAGTATTTTATGTACTGCGCAACCCCCGCACACGATCACAGACAAAGCCGCTATTTCCCGTATTTTATATATGCGATAACGCCGCGCTGGGTACTTACCGAGTTTAATTCCAATCTTCAAACCGCTGCCCAGATCAAAACAAAAATAAGAGAACGAATCGAAGCTTATGATGAGGTGGGTATTCACCCCGATCTCCAATCTTACGGAAGTCAGGATAACTATGAATGGAAGCAGTATTTTCTAAACGATGATAATACTTCGACGGCAGAGTCCAAGTGTCCTTTTGCTCATCTTCATCTAAAAAAACAAAGCTAG
- a CDS encoding aryl-sulfate sulfotransferase — protein sequence MGHPTIYPTGTTVYLPNKAWSGYTIFQAADTGALLIDMNGREVRLWKGLRGFPNKLFPGGYVLGSTAERDPKYGFQDEANLVQVDWDGNVVWKFDHYEWIEDPRHSGEWMARQHHDYQREGSSVGYYAPNQEPKIDSGNTLILAHKNVNRPEISDIELLDDTIIEVDYEGNIVWEWSVSDHFDELGFDEEAKQAIYKDPNTRGFGEHAGDWMHINSVSVLGPNKHYDAGDQRFHPDNIIWDARESNIIAIIDKTSGKIVWQLGPNYDTAETKHIGWIIGQHHAHLVPKGLPGEGNILIFDNGGWGGYGRPGKVSADGLKVARRDYSRVLEINRVTLEIEWQYTPTEAGFVAPLDSYRFYSPYISSAQRLPNGNTLITEGADGRIFEVTRDHELVWEYISPYKNKRNANMVYRAYRVPYEWVPQLEIPVQTEIAPISVADFRLPGAAPRGAAVTVVIEGAISYDEGAFCVATTDETLQKDTDIAEGTN from the coding sequence ATGGGACACCCCACAATTTATCCGACAGGAACCACCGTTTATTTACCTAATAAAGCATGGAGTGGTTACACGATCTTCCAAGCTGCAGATACGGGTGCTTTGCTCATTGATATGAATGGGAGAGAAGTGCGCTTATGGAAAGGGCTTAGGGGTTTCCCGAATAAACTGTTCCCGGGAGGTTATGTTCTGGGAAGTACGGCAGAGCGAGATCCAAAGTATGGATTTCAGGATGAAGCCAATTTGGTACAAGTGGATTGGGACGGTAATGTAGTATGGAAATTCGACCATTATGAGTGGATTGAAGATCCTAGACACAGCGGGGAATGGATGGCTCGTCAGCATCATGATTATCAGCGTGAAGGAAGTTCTGTAGGATACTATGCTCCTAATCAGGAGCCGAAGATTGACTCGGGTAACACCCTCATTTTGGCCCATAAAAATGTGAACCGCCCTGAAATATCGGATATCGAACTGCTGGATGATACCATTATTGAAGTTGATTATGAAGGTAATATCGTGTGGGAATGGTCTGTTAGTGATCATTTCGATGAACTTGGATTTGATGAGGAAGCAAAACAAGCGATTTATAAAGATCCCAACACTCGGGGATTTGGTGAACATGCGGGGGACTGGATGCATATTAACTCCGTCTCGGTTCTTGGACCTAACAAACATTATGATGCGGGTGACCAGCGTTTTCATCCAGATAACATCATATGGGATGCTAGAGAGTCGAATATTATTGCCATTATTGATAAAACATCTGGAAAAATCGTCTGGCAGCTCGGTCCAAACTATGATACAGCAGAAACGAAGCATATTGGCTGGATTATCGGTCAACATCATGCTCATCTTGTACCCAAAGGTCTTCCTGGAGAAGGAAATATCCTTATCTTTGATAATGGGGGCTGGGGTGGTTATGGCCGGCCTGGCAAAGTATCCGCTGATGGGCTAAAAGTAGCTCGCCGTGATTACTCACGCGTCCTTGAGATTAATCGTGTTACTCTTGAGATCGAATGGCAATACACGCCTACAGAAGCAGGATTTGTTGCTCCGCTGGATTCGTACCGATTCTATAGTCCTTATATCAGCTCTGCACAGCGTTTGCCAAATGGAAATACGCTGATTACAGAGGGAGCAGATGGGCGAATATTTGAGGTAACAAGAGATCATGAACTGGTATGGGAATATATTTCTCCTTATAAAAATAAACGCAATGCTAACATGGTATACCGTGCTTACCGAGTCCCTTATGAATGGGTACCACAGCTTGAAATTCCAGTTCAGACGGAGATCGCCCCGATCAGTGTTGCAGATTTCCGCTTGCCTGGTGCTGCGCCAAGAGGGGCTGCCGTTACCGTTGTCATTGAAGGAGCTATTTCTTATGATGAAGGAGCCTTTTGTGTAGCTACAACAGATGAGACGCTGCAAAAAGATACAGATATAGCGGAGGGAACAAATTAG
- a CDS encoding VOC family protein — protein sequence MIAITHIGLSVPDLDQAIRWYEEVLGFEKIAGPYSFDQKSENEYNMTNDLQGQEVRKMRNAHLTCGNQVGLELFEFVEPRRTQMPKGKYDGFFHLCLLVDDMEAVANRIEAAGGKKTSELWNTRKGKPYYLQYCEDPFGNILELYNKSTELMYGNKEN from the coding sequence ATGATCGCCATTACACATATTGGATTATCCGTTCCGGATTTAGATCAAGCGATACGTTGGTATGAAGAAGTGCTCGGTTTTGAAAAAATAGCAGGTCCCTACTCTTTCGATCAAAAAAGCGAGAATGAGTATAACATGACGAACGATCTTCAAGGACAAGAAGTACGAAAAATGCGAAATGCTCATTTAACTTGCGGGAATCAGGTGGGCCTTGAGTTGTTTGAATTCGTAGAACCAAGAAGAACACAGATGCCAAAGGGAAAATATGATGGGTTCTTTCATCTTTGTCTGCTGGTAGACGATATGGAAGCGGTGGCTAACCGGATTGAGGCGGCAGGCGGTAAAAAGACAAGTGAGCTGTGGAATACGAGGAAAGGTAAACCTTATTACCTGCAGTACTGCGAAGATCCATTCGGAAATATTCTAGAATTATATAACAAAAGTACGGAACTAATGTATGGAAATAAAGAAAACTAA
- a CDS encoding assimilatory sulfite reductase (NADPH) flavoprotein subunit: MELQANNSPFTQEQTELLNRLLPTLSQTQLIWLSGYFTAKQSAGTQVVSSDAPSSSVSPVIETSAPAAAVSKDITVLFGSQTGNSSGLAKKMTKKLEEQGFQVNLSSMSDFKTNQLKKLQNLLIVVSTHGEGEPPDSAIAFHEFLNSKRAPKLEQLKYSVLALGDTSYEFFCQTGKDFDTRLEELGASRLTPRIDCDVDFEEPAADWMSQVLESLGEKSAANLVSVSSVGAAASVSAESEYSRSNPFHAEVLENLNLNGRGSDRETRHLELSLEGSGLTYQAGDSLGIYPQNHPQLVEDIISASGWNAEELVPLSKNKGEVSLREALRSHYEITVLTKPLLEQIVKITANAELRKLLEPGNEQQLRSYISEHDLLDLIQDYKLEGVSAKDLVSVLRKVPARLYSIASSPSAYPDEVHLTVRTVRYEHKGRNRYGVCSTQLAERIQPGETLPVFIQQNDGFKLPDNPDAPIIMIGPGTGVAPFRAFLGEREESGSEGKNWLFYGDQHFATDFLYQVEWQRWLADGILTNMDVAFSRDTDQKVYVQHRMQERSREIYEWLQEGAYIYVCGDEKKMAHDVHSTLAAILVQEGGMTMEQATDYLIELQQQKRYQRDVY, encoded by the coding sequence TTGGAACTTCAGGCGAATAACAGCCCATTTACTCAGGAACAGACCGAACTACTCAATCGTTTATTACCTACTCTATCACAAACACAACTCATTTGGCTAAGTGGATATTTTACTGCCAAACAATCTGCTGGAACTCAAGTTGTTTCTAGTGATGCACCAAGCAGTTCAGTTTCTCCAGTCATTGAGACTTCAGCTCCTGCAGCTGCAGTTAGTAAGGACATTACCGTATTATTTGGTTCTCAAACAGGTAACAGCAGCGGCCTGGCTAAAAAAATGACGAAAAAACTGGAGGAGCAAGGATTCCAAGTGAATCTGAGCTCGATGAGTGATTTTAAGACAAACCAACTTAAAAAACTTCAAAACCTCCTCATTGTAGTCAGTACTCATGGAGAAGGGGAACCGCCGGATAGTGCGATTGCATTCCATGAGTTTTTGAATAGTAAACGTGCACCGAAGCTTGAACAGTTGAAATATTCCGTTCTTGCGCTCGGGGATACATCTTATGAGTTCTTCTGCCAAACAGGTAAAGACTTTGATACACGCCTTGAAGAACTTGGGGCTAGTCGTCTGACACCGCGTATCGATTGTGATGTTGATTTTGAAGAGCCTGCTGCGGATTGGATGAGTCAGGTGCTAGAATCTCTTGGTGAGAAATCGGCCGCTAATCTAGTAAGTGTCAGCAGTGTAGGCGCAGCAGCATCAGTGTCCGCAGAATCTGAGTATAGCCGTTCCAATCCATTCCATGCGGAAGTACTTGAGAATCTGAATCTGAACGGACGGGGTTCAGACCGGGAAACAAGGCATTTGGAATTATCTCTGGAAGGTTCGGGGCTTACTTATCAGGCAGGCGACAGTCTCGGTATTTATCCGCAGAATCACCCGCAGCTCGTTGAAGATATTATCTCAGCTTCGGGATGGAACGCAGAAGAACTGGTGCCTTTATCCAAAAATAAAGGCGAAGTTTCATTAAGAGAAGCTCTTCGATCTCATTATGAAATTACGGTTCTTACCAAACCGCTGCTTGAGCAGATTGTGAAGATTACAGCCAATGCTGAACTTAGAAAACTGCTTGAACCAGGCAATGAACAACAGCTCCGCAGTTATATTTCGGAACACGATTTACTTGATCTTATACAGGATTATAAACTCGAAGGCGTATCTGCTAAAGACTTGGTGTCTGTGCTTCGTAAAGTTCCAGCTAGACTGTACTCAATAGCAAGCAGTCCAAGTGCTTATCCAGATGAAGTGCATTTGACGGTGCGTACGGTTCGCTATGAACACAAAGGACGTAATCGGTACGGCGTATGCTCCACACAGCTGGCAGAACGGATTCAGCCAGGAGAGACATTACCTGTTTTTATCCAGCAAAATGATGGCTTTAAGCTTCCTGATAACCCTGATGCGCCGATCATCATGATTGGACCTGGTACGGGGGTTGCGCCGTTTAGAGCATTTCTCGGTGAAAGAGAAGAAAGCGGCAGCGAGGGCAAGAACTGGCTCTTTTATGGAGATCAGCATTTTGCAACCGACTTTCTCTATCAAGTGGAATGGCAGCGCTGGCTTGCAGACGGAATCCTTACCAATATGGATGTTGCCTTCTCCCGTGACACGGATCAGAAAGTATATGTTCAGCACCGGATGCAGGAAAGAAGCCGGGAAATTTATGAGTGGCTGCAAGAAGGTGCATACATCTATGTGTGCGGGGATGAGAAAAAGATGGCACACGACGTTCATTCCACACTTGCTGCTATCCTGGTACAAGAAGGCGGCATGACGATGGAACAAGCAACCGATTATCTGATAGAGCTTCAACAGCAAAAACGATACCAGCGTGATGTCTATTAA